In one Parvibaculum sp. genomic region, the following are encoded:
- the rplO gene encoding 50S ribosomal protein L15, with the protein MKLNEISDNEGARKSRIRVGRGIGSGKGKTGGRGVKGQKSRTGVAIKGYEGGQMPIHMRLPKRGFKNLFRLDYNAVNLGRVQVAVDAGKLDKGATVDAAALVAAGVIRRAKDGVRLLAKGEIKAKLNFEVAGASASAVAAVEKAGGSVKVTAPAKVAAE; encoded by the coding sequence ATGAAACTGAATGAAATTTCCGACAACGAAGGCGCCCGCAAGTCGCGCATCCGCGTCGGCCGCGGTATCGGCTCGGGCAAGGGCAAGACCGGCGGACGCGGCGTGAAGGGCCAGAAGTCCCGCACCGGCGTTGCCATCAAGGGCTATGAGGGCGGCCAGATGCCGATCCACATGCGCCTGCCGAAGCGCGGCTTCAAAAACCTGTTCCGCCTCGACTACAACGCGGTCAATCTCGGCCGTGTGCAGGTTGCGGTGGATGCCGGCAAGCTCGACAAGGGTGCGACGGTCGATGCGGCGGCGCTGGTTGCAGCCGGCGTCATCCGGCGCGCGAAGGACGGCGTTCGCCTGCTCGCCAAAGGCGAAATCAAGGCGAAGCTGAATTTCGAAGTGGCCGGTGCTTCCGCGAGCGCGGTGGCGGCGGTGGAAAAGGCGGGCGGGTCGGTGAAGGTGACCGCGCCTGCAAAGGTTGCCGCCGAATAA
- the rpmD gene encoding 50S ribosomal protein L30 → MSAKKTDSKTVTVQQIGSPLRREPSQRETLIGLGLNKMRRTRTLQDTPAVRGMINKVAHLVRVVDEV, encoded by the coding sequence ATGTCAGCGAAGAAGACAGACAGCAAGACAGTGACCGTGCAGCAGATCGGCAGCCCGCTCCGGCGCGAACCGTCGCAGCGCGAAACGCTGATCGGGCTCGGCCTCAACAAGATGCGCCGCACGCGGACGCTTCAGGATACGCCGGCCGTGCGCGGCATGATCAACAAGGTGGCCCATCTCGTCCGCGTCGTGGACGAAGTTTAA
- the rpsE gene encoding 30S ribosomal protein S5: MARKDNRDREERDSEFVDKLVHINRVAKVVKGGRRFGFAALVVVGDQKGRVGFGHGKAREVPEAIRKATEAAKRAMIRVPLREGRTLHHDVDGRHGAGRVVLRAAPPGTGIIAGGPMRAVFETLGVQDVVAKSLGSTNPYNMVRATFDALKNEQSPRMVATRRGKKVSEIVGRRSDAAAEATAE, from the coding sequence GTGGCACGTAAGGATAACAGGGACCGCGAAGAGCGCGACAGCGAGTTTGTGGACAAGCTGGTCCACATCAATCGCGTCGCCAAGGTGGTGAAGGGCGGCCGGCGTTTCGGCTTTGCCGCGCTCGTCGTCGTGGGCGACCAGAAGGGCCGCGTCGGCTTCGGTCACGGCAAGGCACGTGAAGTGCCGGAAGCGATCCGCAAGGCGACGGAAGCCGCGAAGCGCGCGATGATCCGCGTGCCGCTGCGCGAAGGCCGGACGCTGCATCACGATGTCGACGGCCGCCATGGCGCGGGCCGCGTCGTTCTGCGCGCGGCGCCTCCCGGTACCGGCATAATCGCCGGCGGCCCGATGCGCGCCGTGTTCGAGACGCTCGGCGTCCAGGACGTGGTTGCGAAGTCGCTCGGTTCGACGAACCCCTACAACATGGTGCGCGCGACCTTCGATGCGCTGAAGAACGAGCAGAGCCCGCGCATGGTTGCGACGCGCCGCGGCAAGAAGGTCAGCGAGATCGTCGGCCGCCGTTCGGATGCCGCCGCCGAAGCGACCGCCGAGTAA
- the rplR gene encoding 50S ribosomal protein L18, with product MSKLKNTSQRRAMRNRSKLARVATERPRLSVFRSSKHIYAQVIDDRRGVTLAAASTLDEKFGKKAGADTASAGEVGKLVAARAKEAGITDVVFDRGGYIYHGRVKALAEGAREGGLNF from the coding sequence ATGAGCAAATTGAAAAATACGTCCCAACGCCGTGCGATGCGCAATCGCAGCAAGCTCGCAAGGGTCGCGACAGAGCGTCCGCGGCTGTCGGTGTTCCGTTCGTCGAAGCATATCTATGCGCAGGTCATCGACGACCGGCGCGGGGTCACGCTGGCCGCCGCTTCGACGCTCGACGAAAAGTTCGGCAAGAAGGCCGGTGCCGACACGGCGTCGGCCGGCGAAGTAGGCAAGCTCGTCGCCGCGCGTGCGAAAGAAGCGGGCATCACCGATGTTGTCTTCGATCGTGGCGGCTACATCTATCATGGGCGCGTCAAGGCGCTCGCAGAGGGCGCCCGCGAAGGCGGTCTCAACTTCTAA
- the rplF gene encoding 50S ribosomal protein L6, with protein MSRIGKYPVGIPKGVTVTLNGQEVAVKGPKGELKLTLVDDVTIEQGEPGLTVRPRDDSQRARAMWGLSRTLVENLIIGVTDGFSKTLEINGVGYRAAIQGKNLQLNLGFSHDVLYPIPAGIDIKCAKPTEITVSGIDKQKVGQVAAEIRGYRGPEPYKGKGVKYAGEYIFRKEGKKK; from the coding sequence ATGTCGCGAATTGGTAAGTACCCCGTCGGAATCCCCAAAGGGGTGACGGTGACGCTGAACGGCCAGGAAGTGGCCGTGAAGGGTCCGAAGGGTGAGTTGAAGCTCACGCTGGTGGATGACGTAACGATCGAGCAGGGCGAGCCGGGATTGACGGTGCGCCCCCGTGATGACTCGCAGCGCGCCCGCGCGATGTGGGGCCTTTCGCGCACGCTGGTCGAAAACCTCATCATCGGCGTGACGGACGGATTTTCGAAGACGCTGGAGATCAACGGCGTCGGCTATCGTGCCGCGATCCAGGGCAAGAACCTGCAGCTCAATCTGGGCTTCAGCCACGACGTGCTCTATCCGATCCCGGCCGGCATCGACATCAAATGCGCCAAGCCGACCGAGATCACGGTCAGCGGCATCGACAAGCAGAAGGTCGGTCAGGTTGCGGCGGAAATCCGCGGCTATCGCGGGCCGGAACCCTACAAGGGCAAGGGCGTGAAGTACGCCGGCGAATATATCTTCCGCAAGGAAGGCAAGAAGAAGTGA
- the rpsH gene encoding 30S ribosomal protein S8, with translation MTMTDPLGDMITRIRNAQLRGKSKVVTPASKLRGWVLDVLADEGFIRGYARVEYPGGKSDFEIELKYNEGAPVIQMIERVSTPGRRVYSSVKTMPTVHNGLGISILSTPKGIMSDNAAREQNVGGEVLCRVF, from the coding sequence ATGACGATGACCGATCCTCTTGGCGATATGATCACACGCATCCGCAATGCTCAGCTTCGCGGCAAGAGCAAAGTGGTGACGCCGGCCTCGAAGCTTCGCGGCTGGGTGCTGGATGTGCTCGCCGACGAAGGCTTTATCCGTGGCTATGCGCGCGTCGAATATCCGGGCGGCAAGAGCGACTTCGAGATTGAGCTGAAATACAACGAAGGCGCGCCGGTCATTCAGATGATCGAACGCGTTTCGACGCCGGGCCGGCGTGTGTACTCCTCGGTGAAGACGATGCCGACGGTGCATAACGGCCTCGGCATTTCGATCCTCTCGACGCCGAAGGGCATCATGTCCGACAACGCGGCGCGGGAGCAGAATGTGGGTGGCGAGGTGCTCTGCCGCGTCTTCTAG
- the rpsN gene encoding 30S ribosomal protein S14: MAKKSAINRDQKRRKLVAQYAAKRAKLKAATLDESLSMEDRFQAQLKLAELPRNSSKTRIHNRCEITGRSKAYYRKLRMSRIALRDLASKGQIPGMVKSSW; encoded by the coding sequence ATGGCTAAGAAGAGCGCCATAAATCGGGATCAGAAGCGGCGCAAGCTGGTGGCTCAGTATGCCGCCAAGCGGGCGAAGCTGAAGGCCGCCACGCTGGACGAAAGTCTGTCGATGGAGGACCGGTTCCAGGCGCAGCTGAAGCTCGCCGAGTTGCCGCGCAATTCGTCCAAGACACGTATTCACAACCGCTGCGAAATCACGGGCCGCAGCAAGGCCTATTACCGCAAGCTGCGCATGTCGCGTATCGCCCTCCGGGACCTCGCGTCCAAAGGGCAGATTCCCGGCATGGTGAAGTCGAGCTGGTAG
- the rplE gene encoding 50S ribosomal protein L5, whose amino-acid sequence MAEAQYIPRLKTQYLDSIRPELTEHFKYKNMLQVPRLDKIVLNMGVGEAVADSKKIKSAFEDLQAISGQKPVITKAKTSIATFKLREQMPIGIKVTLRKDRMYEFLDRLVTIALPRVRDFRGLNAKSFDGRGNFAMGLKEHIVFPEIDYDKVDQVWGMDIIVCTTAKTDDEARELLRKFNFPFTK is encoded by the coding sequence ATGGCTGAAGCTCAATACATCCCGCGGCTGAAGACGCAGTATCTGGACAGCATTCGTCCGGAGCTGACGGAGCATTTCAAATACAAGAACATGCTTCAGGTGCCGCGCCTCGACAAGATCGTGCTCAACATGGGCGTGGGCGAGGCCGTCGCGGATTCGAAGAAGATCAAGAGCGCCTTCGAGGACCTGCAGGCGATTTCCGGTCAGAAGCCGGTCATCACCAAGGCAAAGACGTCGATCGCGACCTTCAAGCTGCGTGAGCAGATGCCGATCGGCATCAAGGTCACGCTGCGCAAGGACCGCATGTACGAGTTTCTCGACCGGCTGGTTACGATCGCGCTGCCGCGCGTGCGCGACTTCCGGGGCCTGAACGCGAAGAGCTTCGACGGCCGCGGCAACTTCGCCATGGGCCTCAAGGAGCACATCGTGTTCCCGGAAATCGACTACGACAAGGTCGATCAGGTCTGGGGCATGGACATCATCGTGTGTACGACGGCGAAGACGGACGACGAAGCGCGCGAGCTGCTTCGGAAGTTCAACTTCCCCTTCACGAAATAA
- the rplX gene encoding 50S ribosomal protein L24: MAAKIKKGDKVVVTTGKDKGKKGDVIAVFPKEERALVQGVNMVKRHEKPSQTTTGGIVTREAKVHLSNLAIQDPKTGKPTRVGFKTLDDGRKVRFAKASGETIDG; encoded by the coding sequence ATGGCCGCGAAGATTAAAAAGGGCGACAAGGTCGTCGTGACGACCGGCAAGGACAAGGGCAAGAAGGGCGACGTGATCGCCGTCTTCCCGAAGGAAGAACGCGCGCTGGTCCAGGGTGTCAACATGGTGAAGCGCCACGAGAAGCCGTCGCAGACGACGACCGGCGGCATCGTGACGCGCGAGGCGAAGGTGCATTTGTCCAATCTGGCGATCCAGGATCCCAAGACGGGCAAACCGACGCGAGTAGGTTTCAAGACGCTGGACGACGGCCGCAAGGTCCGTTTCGCCAAGGCGTCGGGAGAGACGATCGATGGCTGA
- the rplN gene encoding 50S ribosomal protein L14, giving the protein MIQQETNLEVADNSGARRVMCIKVLGGSKRKYASVGDTIVVSIKEAIPRGKVKKGDVMKAVVVRTAKDIRRADGSVIRFDRNAAVLINAQGEPIGTRIFGPVTRELRAKNHMKIVSLAPEVL; this is encoded by the coding sequence ATGATCCAGCAAGAGACAAACCTGGAAGTAGCCGATAACTCGGGTGCGCGTCGCGTGATGTGCATCAAGGTGCTCGGCGGTTCCAAGCGGAAGTACGCTTCCGTTGGCGACACCATTGTCGTCAGCATCAAGGAAGCGATCCCGCGCGGCAAGGTCAAGAAGGGCGACGTCATGAAGGCGGTCGTCGTGCGCACGGCGAAGGATATTCGCCGCGCCGATGGCAGCGTCATCCGCTTCGACCGCAATGCGGCGGTGCTGATCAACGCCCAGGGCGAGCCGATCGGAACCCGCATCTTCGGCCCGGTGACACGCGAACTGCGCGCCAAGAACCACATGAAGATCGTTTCGCTCGCGCCGGAGGTGCTTTGA
- the rpsQ gene encoding 30S ribosomal protein S17, translated as MPKRILQGVVVSDKNEKTVVVNVERRFKDPLLKKIVRSSKKYHAHDENKSAKVGDLVKIRECRPISKLKKWEVITDEA; from the coding sequence ATGCCGAAGAGAATCCTTCAGGGTGTCGTGGTCAGCGACAAGAACGAAAAGACGGTCGTGGTGAATGTCGAGCGCCGCTTCAAGGACCCGCTCCTCAAGAAGATCGTGCGCAGCTCGAAGAAGTATCACGCGCATGACGAGAACAAATCGGCGAAGGTCGGTGATCTGGTGAAGATCCGCGAATGCCGCCCGATTTCGAAACTGAAGAAATGGGAAGTTATTACGGACGAGGCCTGA
- the rpmC gene encoding 50S ribosomal protein L29, with protein sequence MKASEVRDMTPDQLDDELVKLKKTQFNLRFQGASGQLEKIHQMRQVRRDIARVKTIQRQREAAQANKG encoded by the coding sequence ATGAAGGCCAGCGAAGTAAGAGACATGACGCCGGACCAGCTCGACGACGAGCTCGTCAAGCTGAAGAAGACGCAGTTCAACCTGCGTTTTCAGGGCGCGAGCGGCCAGCTCGAGAAGATTCACCAGATGCGTCAGGTGCGCCGCGACATCGCGCGCGTCAAGACCATCCAGCGCCAGCGCGAAGCCGCGCAGGCGAACAAGGGCTGA
- the rplP gene encoding 50S ribosomal protein L16 translates to MLQPKRTKFRKAHKGRIHGKAKGGMNLDFGAFGLKAQEPARITARQIEAARRAITRHMKRAGRVWIRIFPDVPVSSKPTEVRMGKGKGAPEYWAARVKPGRIMFEIDGVPLAVAEEAMRLGAAKLPIKTRFVARPGEHA, encoded by the coding sequence ATGTTGCAACCGAAGCGCACGAAGTTCCGCAAGGCCCACAAGGGCCGCATCCATGGCAAGGCCAAGGGCGGAATGAATCTCGACTTTGGGGCTTTCGGCCTCAAGGCGCAGGAGCCGGCGCGTATCACCGCGCGCCAGATCGAAGCGGCACGTCGTGCGATTACGCGCCACATGAAGCGCGCCGGTCGCGTGTGGATCCGGATTTTCCCGGATGTGCCGGTTTCGTCGAAGCCGACCGAAGTCCGCATGGGTAAGGGCAAGGGCGCGCCGGAATACTGGGCGGCGCGCGTGAAGCCGGGCCGGATCATGTTCGAGATCGACGGTGTGCCGCTTGCGGTTGCCGAAGAAGCGATGCGCCTGGGCGCGGCCAAGCTGCCGATCAAGACGCGCTTCGTCGCGCGTCCCGGCGAGCACGCCTGA
- the rpsC gene encoding 30S ribosomal protein S3 — protein MGHKVNPIGLRLGINRTWDSRWFAGRHEYGKLLHEDIKIREMLEGQLKQAGVSKIVIERPHKKCRVAIHTARPGVVIGKKGADIEKLRKDIGKITASEVHLNIVEVRKPEIDATLVAENIAQQLERRVAFRRAMKRAVQSAMRLGAGGIRINCAGRLGGAEIARTEWYREGRVPLHTLRADIDYGVATAKTAYGTCGVKVWIYKGEILEHDPMASERRALEGSGEGGGGRQRREDRA, from the coding sequence ATGGGTCACAAGGTCAATCCGATCGGACTGCGGCTCGGCATCAACCGCACCTGGGATTCGCGCTGGTTCGCCGGCCGTCACGAGTACGGCAAGCTGCTGCACGAAGACATCAAGATCCGCGAAATGCTGGAAGGCCAGTTGAAGCAGGCCGGCGTCTCGAAGATCGTCATCGAACGTCCGCACAAGAAGTGCCGCGTCGCGATTCACACGGCGCGTCCCGGTGTCGTCATCGGCAAGAAGGGCGCCGACATCGAGAAGCTGCGCAAGGACATCGGCAAGATCACGGCATCAGAAGTGCATCTCAACATCGTCGAGGTGCGCAAGCCCGAGATCGACGCGACGCTGGTCGCCGAAAACATCGCGCAGCAGCTCGAGCGCCGCGTGGCGTTCCGCCGGGCGATGAAGCGGGCCGTGCAGTCGGCCATGCGTCTGGGCGCCGGCGGCATCCGCATCAACTGCGCGGGCCGTCTCGGCGGCGCCGAAATCGCGCGGACGGAGTGGTACCGCGAAGGTCGCGTGCCGCTGCACACGCTGCGCGCCGATATCGACTATGGCGTTGCGACCGCGAAGACGGCCTATGGCACCTGTGGCGTCAAGGTCTGGATCTACAAGGGCGAGATACTGGAGCACGACCCGATGGCTTCCGAGCGCCGTGCGCTCGAAGGCAGTGGCGAAGGCGGCGGTGGCCGTCAGCGCCGCGAAGACCGGGCCTGA
- the rplV gene encoding 50S ribosomal protein L22 yields MGKAASKRRLPDNEAQAVGRMLRVSPQKLNLVAQLIRGKKVDTALADLTFSRKRISDDVKKVLQSAIANAENNHDLDVDDLVVAEAYVGKNLVMKRWHARARGRVGRIEKPFSQITIVVRQVEEQA; encoded by the coding sequence ATGGGCAAAGCTGCTTCAAAGCGTCGCCTGCCCGATAACGAGGCGCAGGCCGTCGGCCGGATGCTCCGGGTGAGCCCGCAAAAGCTCAACCTCGTGGCGCAGCTGATCCGCGGCAAGAAGGTCGACACGGCGCTCGCCGATCTGACTTTCTCGCGCAAGCGGATTTCGGACGACGTGAAGAAGGTCCTGCAGAGCGCGATTGCGAATGCGGAAAACAATCACGACCTCGATGTCGATGATCTCGTCGTCGCCGAGGCCTATGTAGGCAAGAACCTGGTGATGAAGCGCTGGCATGCGCGGGCGCGCGGACGCGTCGGCCGCATCGAAAAGCCGTTCAGCCAGATCACCATTGTCGTTCGGCAAGTCGAGGAGCAAGCCTGA
- the rpsS gene encoding 30S ribosomal protein S19: MARSVKKGPFVDGYLLKKAEATRGSGRKEVIKTWSRRSTVLPQFVGLTFGVHNGKKHIPVLVTEDMVGHKLGEFSPTRTYFGHTSDKKTKKA, encoded by the coding sequence ATGGCGCGTTCAGTCAAAAAAGGTCCCTTCGTGGATGGCTACCTTCTGAAGAAGGCGGAAGCCACGCGCGGGTCGGGCCGCAAGGAAGTCATCAAGACGTGGAGCCGCCGCTCGACGGTCCTGCCGCAATTCGTCGGCCTGACCTTCGGCGTTCACAACGGCAAGAAGCACATTCCGGTGCTAGTGACCGAGGACATGGTGGGCCATAAGCTCGGCGAGTTCTCTCCGACGCGTACCTATTTCGGGCATACGTCCGACAAGAAAACGAAGAAGGCATAA
- the rplB gene encoding 50S ribosomal protein L2, translated as MALKKYKPTSPGQRGLVLVDRSGLYKGKPVKALTEGLTKSGGRNNHGRITVRFRGGGHKRSYRVVDFKRAKADVPATVERLEYDPNRTAFIALVKYADGDLAYILAPQRLAVGDTVVSGNRVDVKPGNAMPLANIPVGTIVHNVEMKPGKGGQIARSAGTYVQLVGRDQGYALLRLSSGEQRMVPGTCMASIGAVSNPDHSNITIAKAGRNRWLGKRPHVRGVVMNPVDHPHGGGEGRTSGGRHPVTPWGKPTKGKKTRANKSTDKYIVRSRHQKKK; from the coding sequence ATGGCATTGAAAAAATATAAACCGACCAGCCCCGGCCAGCGCGGCCTTGTGCTTGTTGACCGTTCCGGCCTCTACAAGGGCAAGCCGGTCAAGGCGCTGACCGAAGGTCTGACGAAGTCGGGCGGCCGCAACAATCACGGCCGCATCACGGTGCGGTTCCGGGGTGGCGGGCACAAGCGCAGCTATCGCGTCGTCGACTTCAAGCGCGCCAAGGCCGATGTGCCGGCGACCGTGGAACGGCTCGAATACGATCCGAACCGCACGGCGTTCATCGCGCTGGTCAAGTATGCGGATGGCGATCTCGCCTACATCCTGGCGCCGCAGCGGCTTGCCGTGGGCGACACGGTCGTCTCGGGCAACCGGGTCGACGTGAAGCCGGGCAATGCGATGCCGCTGGCGAACATTCCGGTCGGCACCATCGTCCACAATGTCGAGATGAAGCCGGGCAAGGGCGGACAGATCGCGCGTTCGGCCGGCACCTATGTGCAGCTCGTCGGGCGCGACCAGGGCTATGCGCTGCTGCGCCTGTCGTCGGGCGAACAGCGGATGGTTCCGGGCACCTGCATGGCCTCGATCGGCGCGGTGTCGAACCCGGATCATTCGAACATCACCATCGCCAAGGCCGGCCGCAATCGCTGGCTCGGCAAGCGTCCGCATGTGCGCGGCGTCGTGATGAACCCGGTCGACCATCCGCATGGCGGCGGCGAAGGCCGCACTTCGGGCGGCCGTCATCCGGTCACGCCGTGGGGCAAGCCGACCAAGGGCAAGAAGACGCGTGCCAACAAGTCGACGGACAAGTACATCGTCCGCAGCCGCCACCAGAAGAAGAAGTAA
- a CDS encoding 50S ribosomal protein L23 gives MNAHLYDIILSPVITEKATMASEANQVIFKVARKATKPQVKEAVEKLFDVKVKAVNTLVRKGKTKRFRGIAGRQSDFKKAIVTLEDGHSIDVTTGL, from the coding sequence ATGAATGCGCATCTTTACGACATCATCCTGTCGCCGGTGATTACCGAAAAGGCGACGATGGCATCGGAAGCCAACCAGGTCATCTTCAAGGTGGCCCGGAAAGCGACGAAGCCGCAGGTGAAGGAAGCGGTCGAGAAGCTGTTCGACGTCAAAGTGAAGGCGGTGAACACGCTGGTCCGCAAAGGCAAGACCAAGCGGTTCCGTGGCATTGCGGGACGGCAAAGCGATTTCAAGAAAGCGATCGTGACCCTCGAAGACGGTCATTCGATCGATGTGACGACCGGGCTCTGA
- the rplD gene encoding 50S ribosomal protein L4: MKADVKTLAAKSAGTVELTDEVFALEPRADILHRMVTYQLAKRQAGTHKTKGRSEIALTGKKFVKQKGSGGARHGDRKAPQFRGGGKAFGPVVRSHAIDMPKKVRALALKLALSAKAKSDNLVILDEAKLKDPKTKAVKDAFAKLGLKSALIVDGAELDDNFALAARNVPNVDVLPVQGINVYDILRRETLVLTKAAVESLEARFK, encoded by the coding sequence ATGAAGGCCGACGTTAAAACTCTTGCGGCCAAGAGTGCCGGCACGGTCGAGCTGACGGACGAAGTGTTCGCGCTCGAGCCCCGTGCCGACATCCTGCATCGCATGGTGACGTATCAGCTCGCCAAGCGGCAGGCCGGCACGCACAAGACCAAGGGCCGTTCCGAGATCGCGCTGACGGGCAAGAAGTTCGTCAAGCAGAAGGGTTCGGGCGGCGCCCGTCACGGCGACCGCAAGGCGCCGCAGTTCCGCGGTGGCGGCAAGGCTTTCGGGCCGGTGGTTCGCAGCCATGCGATCGACATGCCGAAGAAAGTTCGTGCGCTGGCGCTGAAGCTGGCGCTGTCGGCCAAGGCAAAGAGCGACAATCTCGTCATTCTCGACGAAGCGAAGCTCAAGGACCCGAAGACGAAAGCCGTGAAGGACGCGTTCGCCAAGCTCGGTCTCAAGTCGGCGCTGATCGTCGACGGTGCGGAGCTCGACGACAACTTCGCGCTCGCGGCGCGCAACGTGCCGAATGTGGATGTGCTGCCGGTGCAGGGCATCAACGTCTACGACATTCTGCGCCGTGAGACGCTGGTGCTGACCAAGGCTGCGGTCGAAAGCCTGGAGGCTCGCTTCAAATGA
- the rplC gene encoding 50S ribosomal protein L3 encodes MRSGVIVKKVGMTRLFMEDGRHVPVTVLKLDNCQVVSQRTEDKNGYTAVQLGAGRAKAKNVPNAQRGQFARAEVEPKLELVEFRVSPDNLLDIGVEITADHFVAGQYVDVSGTSIGKGFAGVMKRHNFGGLRATHGVSVSHRSHGSTGQNQDPGKVFKGKKMAGHMGATRVTTQNLEVVRTDAEKGLIMVKGAVPGSKGGWVLLRDAVKSKLPDSVPMPGAFRRNGEVAAAPATEEAPATEEAPAAADVADAGAEKEGA; translated from the coding sequence ATGCGTTCCGGAGTGATTGTCAAAAAGGTCGGTATGACCCGTCTCTTCATGGAAGACGGCCGTCATGTCCCGGTCACGGTGCTGAAGCTCGACAACTGTCAGGTTGTCAGTCAGCGTACGGAAGATAAGAACGGCTACACGGCCGTTCAGCTTGGCGCCGGCCGCGCCAAGGCCAAGAACGTGCCGAATGCGCAGCGCGGTCAGTTCGCGCGCGCCGAGGTGGAGCCGAAGCTGGAGCTCGTCGAGTTCCGGGTGAGCCCCGACAACCTGCTCGACATCGGCGTCGAGATCACCGCCGACCATTTCGTGGCGGGTCAGTATGTCGACGTCAGCGGCACCTCGATCGGCAAGGGCTTTGCGGGCGTCATGAAGCGCCACAATTTCGGCGGCCTGCGCGCCACGCACGGCGTGTCGGTGAGCCACCGAAGCCATGGCTCGACCGGTCAAAACCAGGATCCGGGCAAGGTCTTCAAAGGCAAGAAGATGGCCGGCCACATGGGCGCGACGCGCGTCACCACGCAGAACCTCGAAGTCGTCCGCACGGATGCCGAGAAGGGCCTGATCATGGTGAAGGGTGCGGTGCCGGGTTCGAAGGGTGGCTGGGTGCTGCTGCGCGATGCGGTGAAGAGCAAGTTGCCGGACAGCGTACCGATGCCGGGCGCGTTCCGCCGCAACGGTGAAGTGGCCGCAGCGCCCGCGACTGAAGAAGCGCCCGCGACTGAGGAAGCGCCTGCCGCCGCCGATGTGGCGGATGCCGGTGCCGAGAAGGAAGGTGCGTGA
- the rpsJ gene encoding 30S ribosomal protein S10 → MQRQKIRIRLKGFDHRVLDVSTREIVNTAKRTGAQVLGPIPLPTRLEKFTVLRGPHIDKKSREQFEIRTHKRVLDIVDPTPQTVDALMKLDLAAGVDVEIKL, encoded by the coding sequence ATGCAAAGGCAGAAAATTCGCATCCGGTTGAAAGGGTTCGATCATCGCGTGCTCGACGTGTCGACGCGCGAAATCGTCAACACGGCGAAACGCACCGGCGCTCAGGTGCTCGGTCCGATCCCGCTTCCGACCCGGCTCGAAAAGTTCACGGTGCTTCGCGGCCCGCATATCGACAAGAAGAGCCGCGAGCAATTTGAAATCCGGACACACAAGCGTGTGCTCGACATCGTAGACCCCACCCCCCAGACGGTCGATGCGCTTATGAAGCTCGATCTTGCTGCCGGTGTGGACGTCGAGATCAAGCTCTAA